The following coding sequences lie in one Sorghum bicolor cultivar BTx623 chromosome 6, Sorghum_bicolor_NCBIv3, whole genome shotgun sequence genomic window:
- the LOC8070967 gene encoding protein NUCLEAR FUSION DEFECTIVE 4 produces the protein MGTLGDRLRAFSTNRWLVFVAAMWLQSMAGIGYLFGSISPVIKAALGYNQRQVAALGVAKDLGDCVGFLAGSLSAVLPSWAMLLIGSAQNFLGYGWLWLIITRQAPALPLWMMCVLIYVGTNGETFFNTTALVTCIQNFPKSRGPTVGIMKGFAGLSSAILTQLYAVMHTPDHATLVFMVAVGPSLVAIGLMFIIRPVGGHRQVRPSDKNSFLFIYTICLLLASYLVGVMLVQDFMQLSDNVVFFLTVVLFILLVLPIVIPVTLTLSSKTQHLIEEALLSEPSKGETSTSQEKEDQPEVFLSEVEEEKPKDIDSLPPSERRKRIAELQTKLVQAAARGGVRIRRRPRRGENFTLMQAMVKADFWLIWWSLLLGSGSGLTVIDNLGQMSQAVGFKDAHIFVSLTSIWNFLGRVGGGYFSEIIVREHTYPRHIALVIAQILMAVGHFLFAMAWPGTMYIGTFLVGLGYGAHWAIVPAAVSELFGVKHFGAMYNFLTVANPTGSLIFSGLIASNLYDYEAEKQAQRHQITALTSPRLLHNMGFLADGPLTCEGAVCFFVSSLIMSVFCVVGAGLSLMVIYRTKRVYTHLYSSNRT, from the exons ATGGGGACGCTCGGGGACAGGCTGCGGGCCTTCTCCACGAACCGGTGGCTGGTGTTCGTCGCCGCAATGTGGCTGCAGTCCATGGCCGGCATCGGGTACCTCTTCGGCAGCATCTCGCCGGTCATCAAGGCCGCGCTGGGCTACAACCAGCGCCAGGTGGCCGCGCTCGGCGTCGCCAAGGACCTCGGCGACTGCGTCGGCTTCCTCGCCGGCTCCCTCTCGGCCGTGCTGCCGTCGTGGGCGATGCTGCTCATCGGCTCCGCGCAGAACTTCCTCGGCTACGGCTGGCTCTGGCTCATCATCACCAGGCAGGCGCCGGCGCTGCCCCTCTGGATG ATGTGTGTTCTTATCTATGTTGGGACCAACGGCGAGACATTCTTCAACACAACTGCACTTGTTACATGTATCCAGAACTTCCCCAAGAGCAGAGGTCCAACAGTGGGTATTATGAAAGGATTTGCGGGCCTTAGCAGTGCAATCTTGACACAACTGTATGCAGTAATGCACACACCTGACCATGCAACACTTGTATTCATGGTTGCAGTCGGTCCATCATTGGTTGCCATTGGCCTGATGTTTATTATTAGGCCCGTTGGAGGTCACCGCCAGGTGCGTCCATCCGACAAGAACAGCTTCTTGTTCATCTACACCATCTGTTTGCTCCTCGCCTCATATCTTGTCGGCGTTATGCTAGTCCAAGATTTCATGCAACTGAGTGACAATGTGGTTTTTTTTCTCACTGTGGTTCTATTCATACTTCTTGTTTTACCAATCGTGATCCCTGTGACCTTGACACTATCATCCAAAACACAACATCTAATTGAAGAGGCTCTCCTTTCTGAACCATCAAAAGGAGAGACAAGCACTTCACAAGAGAAAGAGGATCAACCAGAGGTCTTTCTAAGTGAGGTGGAAGAGGAGAAGCCTAAGGACATTGATTCATTACCTCCATCTGAAAGGAGAAAGAGGATCGCAGAGTTGCAGACCAAGTTAGTGCAAGCTGCAGCAAGGGGTGGGGTTAGAATCCGGAGGCGACCACGCCGAGGGGAAAACTTCACCCTGATGCAGGCAATGGTGAAGGCTGATTTTTGGCTTATTTGGTGGTCGCTCCTACTTGGATCAGGATCGGGTTTGACAGTGATCGACAATCTGGGTCAGATGAGCCAGGCTGTGGGGTTTAAAGATGCGCATATTTTTGTGTCATTGACGAGCATATGGAATTTCCTTGGTCGTGTTGGAGGTGGCTACTTCTCTGAGATTATTGTCAG GGAACACACATACCCAAGGCACATAGCGCTGGTAATTGCTCAGATCCTGATGGCTGTTGGGCATTTCCTCTTTGCAATGGCTTGGCCTGGAACTATGTACATCGGAACCTTCCTGGTTGGACTCGGATATGGAGCTCATTGGGCTATTGTACCAGCTGCTGTTTCTGAACTTTTTGGTGTAAAACACTTCGGTGCAATGTACAACTTCCTCACAGTTGCAAACCCCACAGGGTCACTCATCTTCTCAGGCCTTATTGCTAGTAATTTGTATGACTATGAAGCTGAGAAACAAGCACAGCGCCATCAGATAACAGCATTGACATCTCCAAGATTGCTTCACAACATGGGTTTTCTTGCAGATGGACCACTGACGTGTGAAGGAGCTGTCTGCTTTTTTGTCAGTTCACTGATTATGTCAGTGTTCTGTGTTGTTGGAGCTGGCTTAAGCCTCATGGTTATTTACAGAACCAAAAGGGTTTATACTCACCTCTACAGTTCAAACCGCACATGA
- the LOC8070968 gene encoding uncharacterized protein LOC8070968: MGEEYNMDEALKAKNVAETKFHARDIRGARKYALKAQNLCPTLEGILQMVSTLEVHLAAESKIDGESDWYRILSLGAFADEEEVKKQYRKLALLLHPDKNKSVGAEEAFKLISEAWSVLSDTSRKVVYDEKRRNHSAVNVTNGIYTYDKKANKRARKNAAAAAAAAAAAAAAAAAAEATTRPVGVDTFWTSCNRCRMQYEYLRIYLNHNLLCPNCHHAFLAVETGFPCNGSSSSFSWSTKQHPQQNHNSTKHSYVSTSRTSSIPGTGNGGYQQDNTYDSYNNQGFQWNQYSKTTPAAGTNAYSTQALEKQRRKHDESYSYNYSESGNTYVHEKTASRRGRFSKRRRHNYDAYTTVDYGGDNKETVAASTEPTAVFTDVGRVNGTSVERFRSAVSGRRANILGEITQIDTRSLLLEKAKATVCEKLQELNITSFAERKCSEGKLYPCDNNIKVNGVPSDKPGKGVKLCNSRSMEIQVPATDDKNPEQRRVPVSIDVPDPDFHDFDKDRTEKTFDSDQVWATYDSEDGMPRLYVMVQKVLSVRPFRIRMSFLNSKSNIELAPINWVASGFQKTCGDFRVGRYQVSETVNIFSHKVNWTKGPRGIIRIVPQKGDTWALYRNWSPDWNELTPDDVIYKYEIVEVIDDFTEEQGLTVIPLLKVAGFKAVFHRHMDPKEVRRIPKEELFRFSHRVPSRLLTGEEGNNAPKGCHELDPAATPVDLLKVITELKEDTMTQTAK; the protein is encoded by the coding sequence ATGGGTGAGGAGTACAATATGGATGAGGCCCTGAAAGCCAAAAATGTTGCTGAGACCAAATTCCATGCCCGTGACATCAGGGGTGCTCGGAAGTACGCACTCAAGGCCCAGAATCTCTGCCCGACACTTGAAGGCATATTGCAGATGGTCTCAACACTTGAAGTTCATCTTGCAGCTGAGTCCAAGATTGATGGAGAGAGTGACTGGTACCGGATATTGTCTTTAGGCGCCTTTGCAGATGAAGAGGAGGTGAAGAAGCAATATAGGAAGCTAGCTTTGCTGCTACACCCAGACAAGAACAAGTCAGTTGGTGCTGAGGAGGCCTTCAAACTGATCTCTGAGGCATGGAGTGTGTTGTCAGATACTAGCAGGAAGGTTGTTTATGATGAGAAGCGAAGAAACCATTCTGCTGTGAACGTAACCAATGGCATCTATACTTATGATAAAAAGGCAAACAAGAGGGCTCGAAAGAATGCCgctgctgcagctgctgccgctgccgctgccgccgccgcagcagcagcagctgaggcTACTACTCGTCCTGTTGGGGTTGATACATTCTGGACATCTTGCAACCGCTGTCGGATGCAGTATGAGTACCTAAGAATTTATCTTAATCATAACCTGCTGTGCCCAAATTGCCATCATGCATTCTTGGCAGTGGAGACTGGGTTCCCTTGCAATGGAAGCAGTTCATCATTCTCTTGGTCAACCAAGCAGCATCCGCAGCAGAACCACAATTCGACCAAGCATTCATATGTCTCAACAAGCAGGACTTCTAGCATCCCTGGGACAGGGAATGGGGGGTACCAGCAAGATAATACTTATGATTCCTACAACAATCAAGGCTTCCAGTGGAATCAGTACTCCAAGACAACACCTGCAGCTGGTACTAATGCTTATAGTACACAGGCCTTGGAGAAACAGAGAAGGAAGCATGATGAGAGCTACAGCTACAACTATTCTGAAAGCGGCAACACATATGTCCATGAGAAAACTGCTTCAAGGCGTGGTCGCTTCTCAAAGCGGAGAAGGCATAATTATGATGCTTACACTACTGTGGATTATGGTGGCGATAACAAAGAAACAGTTGCCGCAAGCACAGAACCAACTGCTGTTTTCACTGATGTGGGACGGGTCAATGGTACTTCAGTGGAACGGTTTAGATCTGCAGTGAGTGGAAGAAGAGCAAATATTCTGGGTGAGATTACCCAGATTGATACACGAAGTCTACTTCTTGAGAAAGCCAAGGCAACTGTCTGTGAAAAATTGCAGGAGTTAAACATCACATCATTTGCAGAAAGAAAATGTTCTGAAGGAAAGCTATATCCTTGTGACAACAACATAAAGGTCAATGGTGTCCCCTCTGACAAACCTGGCAAGGGAGTCAAGCTATGCAACTCAAGAAGCATGGAAATCCAAGTGCCTGCTACTGATGATAAGAATCCAGAGCAGCGCCGTGTACCTGTGTCAATTGATGTCCCAGACCCTGACTTCCATGATTTTGATAAAGATCGAACGGAGAAGACTTTCGATAGTGATCAAGTATGGGCTACATATGACAGTGAGGATGGCATGCCTCGCCTATATGTAATGGTTCAGAAAGTTCTTTCAGTGAGGCCTTTCCGGATCCGCATGAGTTTTCTCAACTCAAAGTCAAATATTGAACTGGCACCTATAAACTGGGTTGCCTCTGGTTTCCAGAAGACATGTGGCGATTTCAGGGTCGGGAGATATCAGGTCAGCGAAACGGTCAACATATTTTCACACAAAGTGAACTGGACTAAAGGTCCCCGTGGCATCATCAGAATTGTTCCCCAGAAAGGGGATACATGGGCCTTGTACCGTAACTGGTCTCCTGATTGGAATGAGCTGACACCTGATGATGTGATATACAAGTATGAGATAGTagaagttattgatgatttcaCCGAGGAGCAAGGGCTGACTGTCATTCCATTGCTGAAGGTTGCCGGATTCAAAGCTGTCTTCCACAGACACATGGATCCCAAGGAGGTCAGGAGGATACCAAAGGAAGAGCTGTTCCGGTTCTCGCATCGAGTTCCTTCTCGTCTTCTGACTGGTGAAGAAGGCAACAATGCCCCGAAAGGTTGCCATGAGCTGGACCCTGCTGCAACTCCAGTGGACCTTCTTAAGGTTATCACGGAGCTCAAGGAAGACACGATGACACAGACTGCTAAATAG